In a genomic window of Strix aluco isolate bStrAlu1 chromosome 3, bStrAlu1.hap1, whole genome shotgun sequence:
- the LOC141921647 gene encoding DNA (cytosine-5)-methyltransferase 3A-like, which yields MPSSGTLDASSPAPNREALDTHKGEEEPEENQSKEEKQEPGTPMRKAGRPGRKRKHAQVESSDTPKDTAAVPKCPPPCPEASPAEPLPNGDVEGDGAQWKGAEEGGTSPKGGRPEEDETESLPDGETGRALENGRCTPKEGLDAPADEGELAPSDPQKKRGRRKLLEAAEKSKEEKEENNFDTLKMEASMWPGPAQHSSAHSARGQRGGAGGVPEGGHRATRSGGDTGAGGAECPGTDGGFGGGGDGTREHMAAGFS from the exons GGGGAAGAGGAGCCCGAGGAGAACCAGAGCAAGGAGGAGAAGCAGGAGCCGGGGACGCCCATGAGGAAAGCCGGGCGGCCCGGGCGGAAGCGCAAGCATGCCCAG GTGGAAAGCAGTGACACCCCCAAAGACACCGCAGCCGTCCCCAagtgccccccaccctgcccggAGGCCAGCCCCGCCGAGCCGCTGCCCAACGGGGACGTGGAGGGGGACGGTGCCCAGTGGAAGGGTGCAGAGGAGGGCGGCACGAGCCCCAAGGGCGGGCGGCCCGAGGAGGACGAGACGGAGAGCCTGCCGGACGGCGAGACGGGCCGGGCGCTGGAGAACGGCCGCTGCACCCCCAAGGAGGGCCTGGACGCCCCGGCCGATGAGGGTGAGCTGGCCCCTTCCGACCCCCAGAAGAAACGCGGGAGGAGGAAACTCCTGGAGGCCGCAGAGAAAA gcaaggaagagaaggaagaaaacaacttTGACACCCTGAAAATGGAGGCAAGTAT GTGGCCCGGCCCGGCTCAGCACAGTTCAGCACACTCGGCCCGGGGACagcgggggggggctgggggggtgcccGAGGGGGGGCACCGGGCGACCCGGAGTGGGGGTGACACGGGCGCGGGGGGTGCTGAGTGTCCCGGGACAGACGGagggttcgggggggggggggacgggacacgggAACACATGGCTGCGGGGTTCTCCTAG
- the LOC141921543 gene encoding LOW QUALITY PROTEIN: DNA (cytosine-5)-methyltransferase 3A-like (The sequence of the model RefSeq protein was modified relative to this genomic sequence to represent the inferred CDS: inserted 1 base in 1 codon), protein MNVVEETPRAEPQKEEEASPPASQQPTDPASPNVATTPEPVVADAVDKNTSKSADDEPEYEDGRGFGIGELVWGKLRGFSWWPGRIVSWWMTGRSRAAEGTRWVMWFGDGKFSVVCVEKLLPLSSFASAFHQATYNKQPMYRKAIYEVLQVASSRAGKIFPACPENDETDTSKVVEIQNKQMIEWALGGFQPSGPKGLEPPEEERNPYKEVYTEMWVEPEAAAYAPPPPAKKPRKSTTEKPKVKEIIDERTRERLVYEVRQKCRNIEDICISCGSLNVTLEHPLFIGGMCQNCKNCFLECAYQYDDDGYQSYCTICCGGREVLMCGNNNCCRCFCVECVDLLVGPGAAQAAIKEDPWNCYMCGHKGVYGLLRRREDWPSRLQMFFANNHDQEFDPPKVYPPVPAEKRKPXRVLSLFDGIATGLLVLKDLGIQVDRYIASEVCEDSITVGMVRHQGKIMYVGDVRNVTQKHIQEWGPFDLVIGGSPCNDLSIVNPARKGLYEGTGRLFFEFYRLLHEARPKEGDDRPFFWLFENVVAMGVSDKRDISRFLESNPVMIDAKEVSAAHRARYFWGNLPGMNRPLASTVNDKLELQECLEHGRIAKFSKVRTITTRSNSIKQGKDQHFPVFMNEKEDILWCTEMERVFGFPVHYTDVSNMSRLARQRLLGRSWSVPVIRHLFAPLKEYFACV, encoded by the exons ATGAACGTGGTGGAGGAGACGCCGCGGGCAGAGCcccagaaggaggaggaggccaGCCCCCCTGCCTCGCAGCAGCCCACCGACCCCGCCTCGCCCAACGTGGCCACCACGCCTGAGCCAGTGGTGGCCGACGCCGTCGACAAGAACACCTCAAAGTCGGCCGACGACGAGCCCGAGTACGAG GACGGCCGGGGCTTCGGCATCGGCGAGCTGGTGTGGGGCAAGCTGCGCGGCTTCTCGTGGTGGCCTGGGCGCATCGTGTCCTGGTGGATGACGGGCCGGAGCCGGGCGGCCGAGGGCACCCGCTGGGTGATGTGGTTTGGCGACGGCAAGTTCTCGGTG GTCTGTGTGGAGAAGCTGCTGCCGCTCAGCTCCTTTGCCAGCGCCTTCCACCAGGCCACCTACAACAAGCAGCCCATGTACCGCAAAGCCATCTACGAGGTGCTGCAG GTGGCGAGCAGCCGGGCAGGGAAGATTTTTCCAGCGTGTCCCGAGAACGACGAGACCGACACCTCCAAGGTGGTGGAGATCCAGAACAAGCAGATGATCGAGTGGGCCCTGGGGGGCTTCCAGCCCTCGGGCCCCAAGGGCCTGGAGCCCCCCGAAG AGGAGCGAAATCCCTACAAAGAAGTTTACACGGAGATGTGGGTAGAGCCGGAAGCAGCCGCCtacgcgccgcccccgcccgccaaaaaacccaggaaaagcaCAACAGAGAAGCCCAAGGTCAAGGAGATCATCGACGAGCGCACCCGAG agCGGCTTGTTTACGAGGTCCGGCAGAAATGCAGGAACATCGAAG ACATCTGCATCTCCTGCGGGAGCCTCAACGTGACCCTGGAGCACCCGCTGTTTATTGGAGGAATGTGCCAAAACTGCAAG AACTGCTTCTTGGAGTGCGCGTACCAGTACGACGACGACGGCTACCAGTCCTACTGCACCATCTGCTGCGGCGGCCGCGAGGTGCTCATGTGCGGCAACAACAACTGCTGCAG GTGCTTCTGCGTGGAGTGCGTCGACCTGCTGGTGGGCCCCGGCGCGGCGCAGGCGGCCATCAAGGAGGATCCCTGGAACTGCTACATGTGCGGCCATAAGGGCGTCTACGGGCTGCTGCGGCGGCGGGAGGACTGGCCCTCGCGCCTCCAGATGTTCTTCGCCAACAACCACGACCAGGAGTTT GATCCGCCAAAGGTATACCCGCCAGTGCCGGCCGAGAAGAGGAAGC ATCGGGTGCTCTCGCTTTTTGACGGCATTGCCACAG GCCTGCTGGTGCTGAAGGACCTGGGCATCCAGGTGGACCGTTACATCGCCTCCGAGGTGTGCGAGGACTCCATCACCGTGGGCATGGTGAGGCACCAGGGCAAGATCATGTACGTCGGGGACGTCCGAAATGTCACCCAGAAACAC ATACAAGAGTGGGGCCCCTTCGACCTGGTGATCGGGGGGAGCCCCTGCAACGATCTCTCCATCGTCAACCCGGCCAGGAAGGGGCTCTATG AGGGCACCGGGAGACTCTTCTTCGAGTTTTACCGCCTGCTCCACGAAGCCCGGCCCAAGGAGGGCGACGACCGGCCCTTCTTCTGGCTCTTCGAGAACGTGGTGGCCATGGGGGTGAGCGACAAGAGGGACATCTCGCGCTTCCTGGAG TCCAACCCCGTCATGATCGATGCCAAAGAAGTGTCTGCGGCGCACAGGGCACGGTACTTCTGGGGGAACCTTCCCGGGATGAACAG GCCGCTCGCGTCCACGGTCAACGATAAGCTGGAGCTGCAGGAGTGCCTGGAGCACGGCAGGATAGCGAAG TTCAGCAAAGTGCGAACTATCACCACTCGCTCCAACTCCATCAAGCAGGGCAAGGACCAGCATTTCCCCGTCTTCATGAACGAGAAGGAAGACATCCTGTGGTGCACGGAGATGGAGAG